Proteins co-encoded in one Paracrocinitomix mangrovi genomic window:
- a CDS encoding transketolase family protein, translated as MRKTFEIQDYKDTRSGFGAGLQELGKTNPNVVALCADLTGSLKMDAFQNDNPDRFFQVGIAEANMMGIAAGLTIGGKIPFTGTFANFSTGRVYDQIRQSIAYSNKNVKICASHAGLTLGEDGATHQILEDIGLMKMLPNLTVISPCDYNETKAATIAIAEHEGPVYLRFGRPKVPNFTDPNKKFEIGKAQILNEGKDVTIVATGHMVWKAIEACKQLLEKGINPEIINVHTIKPFDEKTVLTSVNKTKCVVTAEEHMMNGGLGDTVAQALSRNHPSPLEMVAVNDKFGESGTGEELLSKYHINTQDIVAAAMRAIQRK; from the coding sequence ATGAGAAAAACCTTTGAAATCCAGGATTATAAAGATACTCGCTCAGGATTTGGAGCAGGATTACAAGAACTAGGAAAAACAAACCCAAATGTGGTTGCACTTTGTGCAGATTTAACAGGTTCTCTTAAAATGGATGCTTTCCAAAATGACAACCCTGATAGATTTTTTCAAGTTGGAATTGCAGAAGCAAACATGATGGGAATTGCAGCTGGATTAACTATTGGAGGAAAAATTCCTTTTACAGGAACGTTTGCTAACTTCTCTACCGGTAGAGTTTATGATCAAATTAGACAATCTATAGCCTATTCAAATAAGAATGTGAAAATCTGTGCTTCGCATGCAGGTTTAACACTTGGTGAAGACGGAGCTACTCATCAAATTTTGGAAGATATAGGGTTGATGAAAATGCTTCCTAACCTTACCGTTATTTCACCTTGTGATTATAACGAAACTAAGGCTGCAACAATTGCAATTGCAGAACATGAAGGACCGGTATATTTAAGATTTGGTAGACCAAAGGTTCCAAATTTTACAGATCCGAATAAAAAATTCGAAATTGGAAAAGCTCAAATTTTGAATGAAGGAAAAGATGTAACTATCGTAGCTACTGGGCATATGGTATGGAAAGCCATTGAAGCTTGTAAGCAATTATTAGAAAAAGGAATCAATCCTGAAATAATAAATGTACATACGATTAAACCTTTTGACGAAAAGACAGTCTTAACTTCAGTGAACAAAACCAAATGTGTTGTTACAGCTGAAGAACACATGATGAACGGTGGTTTAGGTGACACAGTTGCACAAGCTTTGTCAAGAAATCATCCAAGTCCGTTAGAAATGGTAGCTGTTAATGATAAGTTTGGTGAAAGTGGAACAGGTGAAGAACTCCTCTCAAAATATCACATCAACACGCAAGATATCGTTGCCGCAGCAATGCGAGCAATCCAAAGAAAATAA
- a CDS encoding RNA polymerase sigma factor, with the protein MASEEEKPRMVDQELLEAFKTNPQAGFQLIVKKYQERIYWQIRRLTKNHQDTEDVMQNVFIKVWNGLENFRADSNLYTWMYRIAFNETHTFLTKNQKRTTVDIDPPLFENKVVTEGGKELSGDEIEAILNKALDQLPEKQRQVFELKYFDELKFTEISEMLGTSVGALKTSYHLASKKIEEYIKRI; encoded by the coding sequence GTGGCTTCAGAAGAAGAAAAACCGCGAATGGTGGATCAAGAACTGCTCGAAGCATTCAAAACAAACCCTCAGGCAGGGTTTCAGCTTATTGTTAAAAAATACCAGGAGCGTATTTACTGGCAGATAAGACGTTTGACAAAAAATCATCAGGATACTGAAGATGTAATGCAAAATGTATTTATCAAGGTTTGGAACGGACTAGAAAATTTTAGAGCAGATTCCAATTTATATACATGGATGTACAGAATCGCTTTTAATGAAACCCACACCTTCTTAACTAAGAATCAGAAAAGAACCACTGTAGATATTGACCCTCCATTATTTGAGAATAAAGTAGTAACTGAGGGTGGAAAGGAATTATCAGGAGACGAAATAGAAGCAATTCTGAATAAAGCGCTTGATCAATTACCTGAAAAACAAAGACAAGTTTTTGAACTTAAATATTTTGACGAACTTAAATTCACTGAAATTTCTGAAATGCTAGGAACGAGTGTTGGAGCATTGAAAACATCTTACCATTTGGCATCAAAGAAAATTGAAGAGTACATCAAGAGAATTTAA
- a CDS encoding aspartate aminotransferase family protein: MDHHQAADKFLNSLGQTSPFPFLIEVDRAEGIYFWDKSGKRYTDMISGVAVNNIGHRHPKVIKAIKDQVDQYLHVMVYGEFIQDSQLKMAEELIATLPENLNSVYAVNSGTEANEAALKLAKRYTGRHELIACKGSYHGNTHGSMSVSYNETKKAPFRPLLPAVKFIEFGEVKDLELITGQTAGVIMETIQGDAGVRIPSKEYMQALRNRCNETGALLIFDEIQCGIGRSGKMHAFEHFGIVPDILTLGKALGGGMPIGAFVANRDVMKVLSDNPILGHITTFGGHPVICAAAGACLEVLREENWIADADRKGQMLEDILLQSPEVKTVRRIGMLFAIDLASADRVQQVVESCLEKGLLTFWFLSHPYSFRLSPPLSISDEQIQEAGNIILEALQETK; the protein is encoded by the coding sequence ATGGACCACCACCAGGCGGCAGATAAATTTCTTAATTCATTGGGGCAAACAAGTCCCTTTCCTTTTCTTATTGAAGTAGACCGAGCAGAAGGCATCTATTTTTGGGATAAATCCGGAAAGCGATATACCGACATGATTTCTGGAGTAGCTGTAAACAACATTGGCCACAGACATCCTAAAGTCATCAAAGCTATAAAAGATCAGGTTGATCAATATTTGCATGTAATGGTTTATGGTGAATTCATTCAAGATTCACAGCTTAAAATGGCCGAGGAGCTCATTGCTACTTTACCTGAAAATTTGAATAGTGTTTATGCAGTAAATTCAGGAACAGAAGCAAATGAAGCGGCATTAAAGTTAGCCAAGCGATATACAGGAAGACATGAATTAATTGCTTGCAAAGGCTCATATCACGGAAATACACATGGCTCAATGAGCGTTTCTTATAATGAAACGAAGAAAGCACCGTTTAGGCCATTACTTCCCGCAGTGAAATTCATTGAATTTGGAGAAGTAAAAGATCTTGAACTCATTACAGGCCAAACAGCCGGTGTAATCATGGAAACCATTCAAGGAGATGCCGGCGTTAGAATTCCGTCAAAAGAATACATGCAGGCTTTACGCAACAGATGCAATGAAACTGGTGCTTTGTTGATTTTTGATGAGATACAATGCGGGATTGGAAGAAGTGGAAAAATGCACGCCTTTGAACATTTTGGTATTGTTCCGGATATACTGACATTGGGAAAAGCTTTAGGTGGAGGAATGCCAATAGGTGCTTTTGTTGCCAATAGAGATGTAATGAAAGTTTTAAGTGACAATCCTATTTTGGGACATATCACCACTTTTGGAGGTCATCCTGTAATATGCGCAGCTGCAGGTGCCTGTTTAGAGGTTCTAAGAGAAGAGAATTGGATAGCAGATGCAGATAGAAAAGGTCAGATGCTAGAAGATATTTTGTTGCAATCTCCTGAAGTAAAAACAGTTCGCCGAATCGGAATGTTATTTGCGATTGATTTGGCTTCTGCAGACAGAGTTCAACAAGTAGTTGAAAGTTGCTTAGAAAAGGGATTATTGACATTTTGGTTCTTGTCACACCCATATAGTTTCAGGCTCTCTCCTCCTCTATCTATTAGTGATGAACAAATTCAAGAGGCGGGTAATATTATATTAGAGGCTTTGCAAGAAACGAAGTAA
- a CDS encoding tail fiber domain-containing protein, with product MIKFKYYLIGFVAFFATSSYSQGPNTGGANGNGQFWRLGGNSGTGPFGAGNIFGNQWDSPIYTICGAGGASNFRVKLNANQLPGTFYNVAGYGIASGINRTGYMLLGHMTGFSSGFLEPGGTPLGAYSLLHLNGRDGTFVQQGGYRPWMKTGITYTDNNDLSYVGIRKVGTGTDLTETVISWSDNATQPFPGPDDMVFRFTAGGPSTDGNIATAISATNLLTPADLDGLHIARFTGDGLFGLGNTFGTQGNGDPNVYVRPQSLQHLSLSNYRDVFTQYTNRNVAINSGTGEGTNDGLRVGILGENNVQRNGNALIYQQENKHLLLSTNASTNSASALNTRERVRITNYGAPTELAFNQYGTHNPANINANFTRMSISQNPNNPVTRPMSLLHIGYNTGGAFGLTTDGWRPWMDIGMFGSNGTDNFYMGLKNEGPDQFDAVVSWGDNQPAGANGPDHLRFIFTSTTTALPPGQGDPVSQSANGLEIGRFEPTQDVNNDPNSANFGKFGVGDFATTNQPVTHKLHVKGNARLEYVPDEATDYVLMARILDQNNPNDIDIRKVHIDSLPTAVIDTAFVNCDSTELVFVQNGDSLFIDMSCFVDSASASGITPCSDVSGASNMTEDSHITLNDFDLYFEDGADSLTQFTGNQIGIGYDCGENFPGKLSIDNKSEHVGLYVMNDGITDIGNWPNDYQAGITSIVRNSDITGVAQGSFLPAIYARSENNQPFNLGLLIETEVGNANTGAVINAGASGVPSANNTGVRVAAIEGSFVNVGGYFGASGAAGSFQSTGGTFSAGGSNTNYGIQASAPVGPNNFSGFFQGAPISVVGIVYPSDQNLKTNIVDYDSSLIVINQLDPKTFNYTNANFPGMVVETGHQYGLIAQEVEQILPALVTEVTSPAEYDTLGNVIVPAYTYKGLDYESFIPILIGGVKEQQSIIEEQDSVINVQDSLINDLNDRLTNLENCLSNILPLLCQINNSMVEQNDTKAQEQIRSLIDVELSDNQSIVLEQNVPNPFAERTVINFSIPETVQKAQIHFYNAAGQLIESVEITERGLGSLNVYGSDLSRGIYTYTLVADGNIVATKKMEKMGY from the coding sequence ATGATTAAATTTAAATACTATTTAATAGGTTTTGTAGCATTCTTTGCTACAAGTTCTTACTCGCAAGGACCAAATACAGGAGGAGCAAATGGTAATGGTCAATTTTGGAGACTTGGAGGAAATTCTGGAACAGGTCCATTTGGAGCTGGAAATATATTCGGTAATCAATGGGACAGTCCAATTTATACAATTTGTGGTGCAGGAGGTGCATCAAATTTCAGAGTTAAACTGAATGCAAATCAACTACCTGGAACTTTTTATAATGTAGCAGGATATGGAATTGCTAGTGGTATTAACAGGACTGGTTATATGTTGCTTGGACATATGACCGGGTTTTCAAGTGGATTTTTGGAACCAGGGGGGACACCATTAGGCGCATATTCCTTACTTCATTTAAATGGAAGAGACGGAACTTTTGTTCAACAAGGAGGTTATCGTCCTTGGATGAAAACAGGGATAACTTATACAGATAATAATGATTTGTCCTATGTAGGTATAAGGAAAGTTGGTACAGGGACTGATTTAACAGAAACGGTGATTTCTTGGTCAGATAATGCAACACAACCTTTTCCCGGACCGGATGACATGGTGTTTAGATTCACTGCCGGTGGACCTTCAACAGATGGAAACATTGCTACAGCTATTTCTGCAACCAATTTATTAACACCTGCTGATTTAGATGGATTGCATATAGCCAGATTTACAGGAGATGGTTTATTTGGTTTGGGTAATACTTTTGGTACGCAGGGAAATGGAGATCCAAATGTATATGTGCGTCCGCAATCATTGCAGCATTTGAGTTTGAGTAATTATCGAGACGTGTTTACGCAATACACCAATAGAAATGTAGCTATAAATTCAGGAACTGGAGAGGGAACGAATGACGGTTTAAGAGTAGGAATTCTTGGAGAAAACAATGTTCAAAGAAATGGTAATGCTTTGATTTATCAACAAGAAAACAAACATCTATTATTGTCAACAAACGCTTCAACTAACAGTGCATCTGCTCTCAATACAAGAGAAAGAGTCAGGATAACTAATTATGGAGCACCTACTGAGTTGGCTTTTAATCAATATGGTACGCATAATCCGGCTAATATCAATGCCAATTTCACAAGAATGAGTATTAGTCAAAATCCTAACAATCCGGTTACCAGACCAATGAGTTTATTACATATTGGATACAACACAGGTGGTGCGTTTGGATTGACAACTGACGGTTGGAGACCTTGGATGGATATTGGAATGTTTGGAAGCAATGGAACAGACAACTTTTACATGGGGTTAAAAAATGAAGGACCTGATCAATTTGATGCTGTAGTTAGTTGGGGAGATAATCAACCAGCTGGTGCTAACGGACCGGATCATTTGAGATTCATTTTTACTTCTACAACAACAGCATTGCCTCCAGGACAGGGAGATCCTGTTTCTCAATCAGCAAACGGTCTTGAAATTGGTCGTTTTGAACCAACGCAGGATGTAAACAATGACCCTAATAGTGCAAACTTTGGGAAATTTGGTGTTGGAGATTTTGCTACAACAAATCAGCCGGTAACGCACAAGCTTCATGTAAAAGGTAACGCACGTTTAGAGTATGTTCCTGATGAAGCTACAGATTACGTACTAATGGCAAGAATTCTGGATCAGAATAATCCTAATGACATTGACATTAGAAAAGTTCATATTGATAGTTTGCCTACTGCAGTAATTGATACGGCCTTTGTAAACTGTGATTCTACTGAACTTGTATTTGTTCAAAATGGAGATAGTCTTTTTATTGATATGTCTTGTTTTGTTGATTCTGCAAGTGCTTCAGGAATTACACCTTGTTCAGATGTTTCAGGAGCTTCTAATATGACAGAAGATTCTCATATTACATTGAACGATTTTGATTTGTATTTTGAAGATGGCGCAGATTCATTGACACAGTTCACTGGAAATCAAATAGGAATTGGGTACGATTGTGGAGAGAATTTCCCGGGTAAACTAAGCATAGATAATAAGTCAGAGCACGTAGGACTTTATGTGATGAACGACGGTATTACAGACATTGGAAACTGGCCAAATGACTATCAAGCGGGTATTACAAGTATTGTTAGAAACTCTGATATTACTGGAGTTGCCCAAGGTTCATTCTTACCTGCTATTTATGCTCGATCTGAAAATAACCAACCTTTCAATTTAGGATTGTTAATTGAAACTGAAGTTGGAAATGCCAATACAGGAGCAGTTATTAATGCTGGAGCTTCGGGAGTTCCTAGTGCGAATAATACTGGGGTAAGGGTCGCAGCTATTGAAGGTAGTTTTGTAAATGTTGGAGGTTATTTCGGAGCGAGTGGAGCTGCAGGTTCATTCCAATCTACAGGAGGAACTTTCTCTGCTGGAGGTAGTAATACAAATTATGGGATTCAGGCTTCAGCTCCTGTTGGTCCAAATAATTTTTCTGGATTTTTTCAGGGCGCACCGATTTCTGTTGTTGGTATAGTTTATCCATCTGATCAAAATTTAAAAACGAATATCGTTGATTACGATAGTTCTTTAATTGTGATTAACCAGTTAGATCCAAAAACTTTTAATTACACTAACGCTAACTTTCCAGGAATGGTAGTAGAAACGGGGCATCAATATGGGTTGATAGCACAAGAAGTTGAGCAAATATTACCCGCTCTTGTTACTGAAGTTACAAGCCCAGCAGAATATGATACTTTAGGGAATGTAATTGTACCTGCCTATACTTATAAAGGATTGGATTATGAATCTTTTATTCCTATTTTAATTGGAGGAGTTAAAGAACAGCAATCAATCATTGAAGAACAAGATTCTGTAATAAATGTTCAAGACTCTCTAATCAATGATTTAAATGATAGATTGACAAACCTTGAGAATTGCTTGAGTAATATTTTACCATTGCTTTGTCAAATTAACAATAGCATGGTTGAGCAAAATGATACCAAAGCTCAAGAACAAATCAGATCATTAATTGATGTTGAATTGAGTGATAATCAAAGTATCGTATTGGAGCAAAACGTTCCAAATCCGTTTGCGGAGAGAACTGTGATTAATTTCTCAATTCCTGAAACTGTGCAAAAAGCACAAATTCACTTTTATAATGCCGCTGGACAATTAATTGAGTCAGTTGAAATTACAGAAAGAGGATTAGGTAGCTTAAATGTTTACGGTTCAGATTTGAGTAGAGGAATTTATACTTACACTTTAGTAGCAGATGGAAATATCGTAGCGACTAAGAAAATGGAAAAAATGGGATACTAA
- a CDS encoding gliding motility-associated C-terminal domain-containing protein, with product MKTFLLLISFICLNSYSQDNLVVNGSFEDYTSCPQENNLYQGEFEKCVGWWGAYMTPDFMNSCSFNPALVSVPQNFGGYQIPYEGNGYVHFAGHSWQKSNGNYSESEYIQTKLTKPLEPCKKYSISFYISVANWSTFNTQNISVAFSKDSSYYCDQGSNCTEKPLVDEVINFKLNMGADTLNWYKIDTNFTVSDTYQFLTIGDFKLTLEDTVYIQESVILPQYDYTFFYIDSIQMTFIEDVNNCEIDYLTVPNVFTPNNDQTNEYIDFSQFDKVIILNRWGTTILIMDSQSNFHWHGKNYKEEDVPDGVYFYMAYRGNYQQEGSIQLIR from the coding sequence TTGAAAACCTTTTTGTTACTCATATCATTTATATGCTTGAATTCTTATTCTCAAGATAATCTTGTGGTAAATGGAAGTTTTGAGGACTATACCTCTTGCCCTCAAGAAAATAATTTGTATCAAGGTGAATTTGAAAAATGCGTGGGATGGTGGGGTGCTTATATGACACCAGATTTTATGAATTCATGTTCGTTTAATCCTGCATTGGTTAGTGTACCACAAAATTTTGGAGGATATCAAATACCATATGAAGGCAATGGTTATGTTCATTTTGCTGGTCATTCTTGGCAAAAATCTAATGGAAATTATTCAGAATCTGAATACATTCAAACCAAATTAACTAAACCATTAGAACCTTGTAAAAAATATTCGATATCATTTTATATTTCAGTGGCAAATTGGTCAACCTTTAATACTCAAAATATCAGTGTAGCGTTTTCCAAAGATTCATCTTACTACTGTGATCAAGGATCAAATTGCACCGAAAAACCGTTAGTAGATGAAGTAATAAACTTTAAATTGAATATGGGCGCAGATACATTAAATTGGTACAAGATTGATACAAATTTTACAGTTTCCGATACTTATCAATTTCTAACAATTGGTGACTTTAAGTTAACATTAGAGGATACTGTTTATATCCAAGAAAGTGTTATTCTACCCCAATACGATTATACATTTTTTTACATTGATAGTATTCAGATGACTTTTATTGAGGACGTTAATAACTGTGAAATTGATTATTTAACAGTGCCTAATGTTTTTACCCCTAATAATGATCAAACAAATGAGTATATAGATTTTTCGCAATTTGATAAAGTAATAATATTAAATCGTTGGGGAACAACCATTTTAATTATGGATTCTCAAAGTAATTTTCATTGGCACGGAAAGAATTATAAAGAAGAAGATGTGCCGGATGGGGTTTATTTCTACATGGCATATAGAGGAAATTATCAGCAAGAAGGGAGTATTCAATTGATTAGGTAA
- a CDS encoding gliding motility-associated C-terminal domain-containing protein, with protein MKNFLLLISYICLNSYSQDNLVVNGSFEEKTSCPVENNVWNGEFEKCIGWWSPSYFSTPDYVNSCDTGVWNPVGVPANLWGNQVPFEGDAYLSLDMHSWNKNTGEFDGAEYIQTRLKESLNPCSIYKISFYISLAETSTSNKGYVEFGISSDSSFYCLGDGGANSCAYKPEVLEYWQISISNMGFDTVSWYFCELLFQPNFHSNILTIGDFSLSISDTVSFQESINYPNYHSMFLYLDSISLVKIDELDNCDVQVHGFLPNVFTPDMNGINDFIDFSQFDKVTIINRWGTTVLIMDTQSNFQWHGKNFREEDLPAGVYYYVAEKAGLKQKGTIQLIR; from the coding sequence TTGAAAAACTTTTTGTTACTCATATCATATATATGCTTGAATTCTTATTCTCAAGATAATCTTGTGGTAAATGGTAGTTTTGAGGAGAAAACTTCTTGTCCTGTTGAAAACAACGTATGGAATGGGGAATTTGAAAAGTGCATTGGATGGTGGAGTCCTTCTTATTTTAGTACTCCAGATTATGTGAATTCATGTGATACTGGAGTATGGAACCCTGTTGGTGTACCTGCAAATTTATGGGGCAATCAAGTACCTTTTGAAGGGGACGCATATTTAAGCTTAGACATGCATAGTTGGAATAAAAATACCGGAGAATTTGACGGTGCAGAATATATTCAAACAAGGCTAAAAGAATCATTAAATCCTTGTTCGATATATAAAATTTCTTTTTACATCTCTCTAGCAGAAACTTCAACTTCTAACAAGGGATATGTTGAATTTGGAATTTCTTCTGATTCCTCTTTTTATTGTCTAGGTGATGGAGGTGCAAATTCTTGTGCGTATAAACCTGAAGTATTAGAGTATTGGCAAATATCCATTTCTAATATGGGATTTGACACTGTATCTTGGTATTTTTGTGAATTACTTTTTCAACCGAATTTTCATTCTAATATATTGACAATAGGTGATTTTTCTCTTAGTATAAGTGATACCGTTTCTTTTCAAGAATCCATAAATTATCCAAATTATCATTCAATGTTTTTGTATTTGGATAGTATTTCTCTGGTTAAAATAGATGAGTTAGATAATTGTGATGTTCAGGTACATGGGTTTTTACCTAATGTCTTTACACCAGATATGAATGGTATAAATGATTTCATTGATTTTTCACAGTTTGACAAAGTGACCATAATAAATCGTTGGGGTACAACTGTTTTAATAATGGACACCCAAAGTAATTTTCAGTGGCATGGCAAAAATTTTAGAGAAGAAGATCTACCTGCTGGAGTTTACTATTATGTTGCGGAGAAGGCAGGTTTAAAACAAAAAGGGACAATTCAATTGATTAGGTAA
- a CDS encoding M1 family metallopeptidase: MKLQISVLLAGIILAGSNSFGQPNYNNNKFKQLKEELATPNVYRTASGAPGPNYYQQQADYVMKIELDDANQKVTGSETVTYTNNSPDVLSYIWLQLDQNVRKKGSDRELTSTETIEDLSSAWALNRRLNQMEFEGGFNLTKVTDASGKAIEHHVVGTMMRIDLPKPMSKGEKFSFKVEWWYNINDRMKIGGRSGYEYFKEEDNYLYTIAQFYPRMCVYNDVEGWQNKQFLGAGEFTLPFGNYEVEITVPADHIVAATGELQNASKVLTAEQRERWAKAKESDEPVFIVTEEEARKAEKSKSKSTKTWSFKAENVRDFAFASSRKFMWDAQRVVQKTKTVMAMSYYPKEGNPLWDKYSTRVVAQTLKTYSKHTFDYPYPVAISVHANYIGMEYPMICFNGGRPNADGTYSERTKYGMHSVIIHEVGHNYFPMIINSDERQWTWMDEGLNTFLQYLTEQEWQRDYPSSRGPAHLIVDYMKGDKSNISPIMTNSESIYQFGNNAYGKPATALNILRETILGRELFDFAFKTYAQRWMFKHPTPADFFRTMEDASGVDLDWFWRGWFYTNDNVDIALSGVQWYQINTRNPEIEKEFKKEVDQMENKNISQIRNKSDIKETTNEKFPELDDKYNTQDPYEVTKEDVESYEDFMASLSDADKALLDKGYNFYQLDFENKGGLVMPIILRFTFEDKTQEVVRIPAEIWRKNDKEISKVFMFEKKVDMVELDPFLETADCDVNDNFWPRKNIPSKFDIFENKRGYRRY, encoded by the coding sequence ATGAAACTACAAATTAGCGTATTACTTGCCGGAATCATTTTAGCTGGTAGTAATTCTTTTGGACAACCAAATTACAACAACAATAAATTCAAACAACTCAAAGAAGAGTTGGCAACTCCAAACGTCTACAGAACGGCATCTGGAGCACCAGGACCTAATTACTATCAGCAACAAGCTGATTATGTAATGAAAATTGAGTTGGATGATGCCAATCAAAAAGTTACAGGTTCAGAAACTGTTACCTATACAAATAACTCGCCTGATGTTCTGTCTTATATCTGGTTGCAGTTAGATCAAAATGTGCGTAAAAAAGGATCGGACAGAGAATTAACGAGTACAGAAACAATCGAAGATTTATCATCTGCCTGGGCTTTAAACAGAAGATTAAACCAAATGGAATTTGAAGGTGGCTTTAATCTAACAAAAGTTACTGATGCTTCAGGTAAAGCCATTGAACATCACGTTGTAGGAACAATGATGAGAATTGACTTACCAAAACCTATGTCAAAAGGTGAAAAGTTCTCATTTAAAGTTGAGTGGTGGTACAACATCAATGACAGAATGAAAATTGGTGGAAGATCTGGATACGAGTATTTTAAAGAAGAAGATAATTATCTATACACAATTGCACAGTTTTACCCAAGAATGTGTGTTTACAATGATGTTGAAGGATGGCAAAACAAGCAGTTTTTAGGAGCAGGTGAATTCACATTGCCTTTCGGAAACTATGAAGTTGAAATTACTGTTCCTGCCGATCACATTGTAGCTGCTACCGGTGAATTACAAAATGCCAGTAAGGTATTAACTGCTGAACAAAGAGAAAGATGGGCTAAAGCGAAAGAATCTGACGAACCTGTTTTTATCGTTACTGAAGAAGAAGCAAGAAAAGCAGAGAAATCAAAATCAAAATCAACCAAAACATGGAGCTTTAAGGCAGAAAATGTAAGGGATTTTGCATTTGCTTCATCAAGAAAATTTATGTGGGATGCACAGAGAGTAGTACAAAAAACTAAAACAGTAATGGCCATGTCTTATTATCCAAAAGAAGGAAATCCACTTTGGGATAAATACTCAACAAGAGTTGTGGCACAGACTTTAAAAACGTACAGCAAACACACTTTCGATTATCCTTATCCTGTTGCAATTTCAGTACATGCCAACTATATAGGGATGGAGTATCCAATGATTTGTTTTAATGGAGGAAGACCAAATGCAGATGGAACTTATTCTGAAAGAACTAAATATGGAATGCACTCTGTAATTATCCATGAGGTTGGACACAATTATTTCCCAATGATTATTAACTCTGATGAGCGTCAATGGACATGGATGGATGAAGGTTTGAATACGTTCTTACAGTATTTAACAGAGCAAGAATGGCAAAGAGATTATCCGTCGAGTAGAGGACCGGCTCATTTGATAGTAGATTATATGAAAGGAGACAAAAGCAACATTTCTCCTATTATGACAAACTCTGAATCTATTTACCAATTTGGAAACAACGCTTACGGAAAACCGGCTACTGCATTGAATATTTTAAGAGAAACTATTTTAGGAAGAGAATTGTTTGACTTTGCTTTCAAAACATATGCGCAAAGATGGATGTTTAAGCATCCTACACCTGCGGATTTCTTTAGAACAATGGAAGATGCTTCAGGAGTTGATTTGGATTGGTTTTGGAGAGGATGGTTTTATACAAATGATAATGTAGATATAGCTTTAAGTGGTGTGCAGTGGTATCAAATTAACACACGAAATCCTGAAATTGAGAAGGAGTTTAAGAAAGAGGTAGATCAAATGGAGAATAAGAATATCTCTCAAATAAGAAATAAATCAGATATCAAAGAAACTACCAATGAAAAATTCCCTGAGTTGGATGACAAATACAATACACAAGATCCATATGAAGTAACTAAGGAAGATGTTGAATCATATGAAGATTTCATGGCTTCTTTATCAGATGCAGATAAAGCATTGTTAGATAAAGGTTATAATTTTTATCAGTTGGATTTTGAAAACAAGGGAGGATTGGTAATGCCTATTATTTTACGATTTACTTTTGAAGATAAAACGCAGGAAGTGGTAAGAATTCCGGCTGAAATTTGGAGAAAGAATGACAAGGAGATTTCAAAGGTTTTCATGTTCGAGAAAAAAGTGGACATGGTAGAACTTGATCCATTCTTAGAAACGGCTGACTGTGATGTGAACGATAACTTTTGGCCAAGAAAAAATATCCCTAGTAAGTTTGATATTTTCGAGAATAAGCGAGGGTACAGAAGATACTAG
- a CDS encoding DUF6702 family protein gives MRNVLLIIILLSSFSGWSHKFFISIADMEYDSIGNRINVTTQMTAHDFELILKRKFQRTITLEEVKDSSDVTHYIEQYLKVNFQLYSADKKLEMIYLGFEVTNRDDLFFYFYFTDVANPATIKIVNKLLFSISDQQQNIVHYKYKNATKSVTLVPAHSEDTITF, from the coding sequence ATGAGAAATGTCTTATTAATCATTATTCTGCTTTCATCCTTTTCAGGATGGTCACACAAATTCTTTATTTCTATCGCAGATATGGAATATGATTCTATTGGCAACAGAATAAATGTGACTACTCAAATGACGGCTCATGATTTTGAATTGATTTTAAAGAGAAAATTTCAACGAACAATCACTTTAGAAGAAGTAAAAGATTCATCAGATGTTACTCATTACATTGAGCAGTACTTAAAAGTGAATTTTCAATTGTATTCTGCAGATAAGAAATTAGAAATGATCTACTTGGGATTTGAAGTAACCAATAGAGATGATCTCTTTTTCTATTTTTACTTTACAGATGTAGCAAATCCTGCTACCATTAAAATTGTAAATAAGCTGCTCTTCAGCATTTCTGACCAACAACAAAATATTGTTCACTACAAGTACAAGAATGCTACTAAAAGTGTAACTTTAGTCCCTGCTCATAGTGAAGACACTATAACTTTTTAA